Sequence from the Herbaspirillum sp. meg3 genome:
GTCGAGCAGGCCGGCAACACCATGACCGAGGTGGTCTCCAGCGTGCGTCGTGTGACCGACATCGTCGGAGAAATCAGCGCGGCCAGCCAGGAGCAGAGTGCGGGTATCGCCGAGATCGGTCGCGCCATCACGCAAATGGATGAGGCCACGCAACAGAATGCTGCACTGGTGGAGCAAGCCGCTGCCGCCGCACAATCCTTGCAGGATCAGGCTGCGCATCTGGCCGAGGTGGTGGCCGAGTTCAAGCTGGAAGACAGGGCCGTTGCGCCAGTCGGTCGCACGACCAAGCGCACCGTCGATATCACGCCATCGGCACCGGCGATCAAAGCCAAGCCAGCAATCAAGAAAGAGGTCGCGAAGATCGCTGCCGCCAAGCCCGCCGGCGAGAGCAAGGCGATGAAAGCCGGCAGCGACGAGAACGGATCTTGGGAAGAGTTTTAAACGCGGCAACTAAAAATAAAAACGGCGTCGCGAAAGTAGCGACGCCGTTTTTTATGCGCGTAACGGCAATGCTTCTACGCCTGCTTCTTCAGCAAGTGCATGTCGCCGAACAGTTTTTGCATGCCGCTGTGGGCAATGAAGGTCAGATTGTAGGGATGCTCCGCGACGGCGCGCGGGAAGCGTTCCACCACCGGCAAACCATCCAGCTGTTCTGCGATCTTGCCCCACAAGACCAAGGTCGGCAGCGTCTTCTTGCCGGTTTCGGCATATTCCGCCAATCCTTTCAATACGGTTTCAAAGAATGGCTTCCAGGCCTTGGCATCCTTGACCGGCGCCACATGCGTACGGAACACCAGGCTGGCGTTGAGCAGCAGGAAGCCTTGCGCAGTCAGGTTGTCTTGCAGGTCGGACAGCGTCTGGATCGTGCCGGTGGTGTCGGCCTGCGCCTTGGCGGCGATGTCGAGCAGGGCGTCGCCGCTGGTTTTATCGACGGAGACCTGGCCGTCGGCGACCAGCAGCATCTTCATGAAGTTGCGCAGTGAAGTGGCACGGTTGACTTGTTTGGACAAGCCCTTGTCCGACCACAACGAGCCGACCGCGCCGTCCATGAAGCACACGCCGGTGGCGCTGGCCGCGCGCGGGTAAGGGCCTTCACCGACCAATACGTAACGCACCTTGTCGATCGGCTGCAGGAAGGCGGCGAAGAGGCGTCCGTCCGTCGGCAGATAGGTGGTGTCCTCCACCAATGCGGGCAGATAGGCCGGATCTTTGTCGGCGATGGCTTGCAGACCGGTTTTCAGGATAGCTTGCCAGGAAGGATCGGCAGAGGCGCAAAGATCGAGCAGGGCGGAAGGAACGGTAGCCGGCATGAAAGATGTCTTGTGAATGGAGTCGGTAAATAAAAAGCTGCCCGCATGATACGCCAATGCGAAATCAATACGGGCAGCTTCGGGTGCTTCGTTCTATTTTAATGAATGAGTGAAACGCATCAGGCTACCGCGATGTTATCGTCACCCGCAGCACCAAACAATTGCTGCTTGAGCTGATGCAGCTGATCGCGCACCTTCGCTGCCTTTTCGAACTCCAGGTTCTTGGCGTGATCCAGCATGAGTTTTTCGAGGCGCTTGATTTCCTTGCTGACTTGCTTCTCGCTCATTGCTTCGTAGTTGGCCTGCTCTTGCGCGACCATCAGTTCGACACGCGCTTCCTGCGGGCTGTAGACGCCGTCGATGAGTTCCCGGATTTCCTTCTTGATGCCCATCGGCGTGATGCCGTTGGCTTCGTTGAAGGCAACCTGCTTGGCCCGGCGGCGTTCGGTTTCGCCGATGGCGCGGTGCATCGAGTCGGTGACCTTGTCGCCATACAGGATCGCCATGCCGTTGAGGTTACGCGCGGCGCGGCCGATGGTCTGGATCAGACTGCGTTCGGACCGCAGGAAGCCTTCCTTGTCGGCATCAAGAATCGCCACCAGCGACACTTCGGGAATATCCAGACCTTCGCGCAGCAAGTTGATGCCGACCAGCACGTCGAAGGTGCCGAGACGCAGATCGCGGATGATTTCCACGCGTTCGACGGTGTCGATATCGCTATGCAGATAACGTACCTTGATGCCGTTGTCGCTCAGGAATTCCGTCAACTGTTCGGCCATGCGCTTGGTCAATGTCGTCACCAGCACGCGCTCGTTCTTTTTGACGCGGATGGTGATTTCCTGCATCAGATCGTCGACCTGCGTGGTGGCAGGGCGCACCTGAATCAGCGGATCAACCAGGCCGGTCGGACGCACCACTTGCTCGACCACCTGATCGGCATGGGTGTTTTCAAAATCCGCCGGCGTGGCCGACACGAACACGGTCTGGCGCAACTTGCTCTGGAATTCATCGAACTTCAGCGGGCGATTATCCAACGCCGACGGCAGGCGGAAACCGTAGTCGACCAGGTTGGTCTTGCGCGCGCGGTCACCGTTGTACATGCCGTTCAACTGGCCGATCAGTACGTGCGACTCGTCGAGGAACATGATCGCGTCTTGTGGCAGGTAGTCAACCAGCGTCGGCGGCGGTTCACCGGCCTTGGCGCCGGACAGATGGCGCGAATAGTTTTCGATGCCTTTGGTGAAGCCGATTTCGGTCATCATCTCGATGTCGAAGCGGGTGCGCTGTTCGAGACGCTGCTCTTCAATGAGCTTGTTTTCCTTGCGGAAAAATTCCAGGCGCTCGCGCAGTTCGTCCTTGATGGTCTCAATGGCGCGCAGCACAGTGGCGCGCGGCGTGACGTAGTGCGAACCGGGATAGACGGTGAAGCGCGGAATCTTCTGGCGCACACGGCCGGTCAGCGGGTCGAACAATTGCAGACTGTCGATTTCGTCGTCGAACATTTCGATACGCACCGCCAGTTCGGCATGTTCCGCCGGGAACACGTCGATGGTGTCGCCGCGCACGCGGAATGTGCCACGGCCGAAGTCGACTTCGTTGCGCGAGTATTGCATCTGGATCAGGCGGGCGATGACGTCGCGCTGGCTGACCTTGTCCTTGGCGCGCAAGGTCAGGATCATCTGATGGTATTCATTCGGATTACCGATACCGTAGATCGCGGAAACAGTTGCCACAATCACAACGTCGCGGCGTTCCATGAGCGATTTGGTGCAGGACAGGCGCATCTGTTCAATATGCTCGTTGATCGAGGAATCTTTCTCGATGAACAAGTCGCGCTGCGGCACGTAGGCTTCCGGCTGGTAATAATCGTAGTAGCTGACGAAATATTCGACCGCGTTCTGCGGAAAGAACTCACGAAATTCGCTATATAACTGCGCCGCCAGCGTTTTGTTCGGGGCGAAGATGATCGCAGGCCGGCCGAGGCGGGCGATGGTGTTGGCCATCGTGTAGGTCTTGCCCGAACCTGTGACGCCCAGCAAGGTCTGGAAGAACAGGCCGTCGTTGACGCCCTCGACCAGCTTGTCGATTGCTGCAGGCTGATCGCCGGCAGGCGGGAAGGGCTGGTACAGGCGGTACGGCGAACCCGGGAAAGTCAGGAACTTACCCTCGTCGTGAGTAGGGGCAACGGTACTTAAGGGGGATAAATCAGCCATTGTCATTCGACCTTTGGTAAAATTATGCGTTGCAAAACGGTGCTCGGCTCGCGGCTTTGCCCTGCATCCATCCCGACTGCAATCCACATTTGCAGCTAACTTTTTATGTTATCACGATGAACGCACCTCTCTCAGCCTCCTCCCTTTTCACCGCCATCGAAATGGCGCCACGCGACCCTATTCTCGGCATCACGGAAGGTTTCAATGCCGACAAGAATCCAGGCAAGACCAACCTCGGTGTTGGCGTCTACTACGACGATAACGGCAAAGTGCCGCTGCTGGAATGCGTGAAAAAGGCGGAAGCTGAACTGGCTGCCAAACTGGCTCCGCGTACTTATTTGCCGATTGATGGTCTGGCAACCTACGACAAGGCAGTCCAAGAACTGGTATTTGGTGCCGACAGCGCGGTTGTTCAAGAGAAGCGTGCACTGACTGTGCAAGCTCTGGGCGGTACTGGTGCACTGAAGCTGGGCGCCGACTTCCTGAAGCATTTCTCGCCGGCAGGCACCCAGGTCTGGATCAGCGATCCAAGCTGGGAAAACCACCGTGCCCTGTTTGAAATGGCGGGCTTCACCGTCAACAATTATCCGTACTACGACGCGGCTACCCGCGGCGTGAATTTCGCCGGCATGCTGGATGCACTGAAGACCATGGCCGCAGGTTCGGTCGTGCTGCTGCACGCGTGCTGCCACAACCCGACCGGCGCCGATCTGACTGCCGATCAATGGACGCAAGTGATTGAAGTCGTGACTTCGCGCGGCCTGATTCCTTTCCTCGACATGGCTTACCAAGGCTTTGGCGACGGCATCGAAGAAGACGGCAAAGTGGTGCGCCGCTTCGCAGAAGCCGGCGGCCCGCTGTTCGTGTCGAACTCGTTCTCGAAGTCGTTCTCGCTGTATGGCGAACGCGTTGGTGCATTGAGCATCGTCGCCGCCACCAACGAAGAAGCCGGCCGCGTGCTGTCGCAATTGAAGCGTGTCGTCCGCACCAACTATTCTAATCCGCCAATCCACGGTGGTCAGGTTGTCGCGACTGCGCTGGCAT
This genomic interval carries:
- a CDS encoding uracil-DNA glycosylase codes for the protein MPATVPSALLDLCASADPSWQAILKTGLQAIADKDPAYLPALVEDTTYLPTDGRLFAAFLQPIDKVRYVLVGEGPYPRAASATGVCFMDGAVGSLWSDKGLSKQVNRATSLRNFMKMLLVADGQVSVDKTSGDALLDIAAKAQADTTGTIQTLSDLQDNLTAQGFLLLNASLVFRTHVAPVKDAKAWKPFFETVLKGLAEYAETGKKTLPTLVLWGKIAEQLDGLPVVERFPRAVAEHPYNLTFIAHSGMQKLFGDMHLLKKQA
- the uvrB gene encoding excinuclease ABC subunit UvrB, whose amino-acid sequence is MADLSPLSTVAPTHDEGKFLTFPGSPYRLYQPFPPAGDQPAAIDKLVEGVNDGLFFQTLLGVTGSGKTYTMANTIARLGRPAIIFAPNKTLAAQLYSEFREFFPQNAVEYFVSYYDYYQPEAYVPQRDLFIEKDSSINEHIEQMRLSCTKSLMERRDVVIVATVSAIYGIGNPNEYHQMILTLRAKDKVSQRDVIARLIQMQYSRNEVDFGRGTFRVRGDTIDVFPAEHAELAVRIEMFDDEIDSLQLFDPLTGRVRQKIPRFTVYPGSHYVTPRATVLRAIETIKDELRERLEFFRKENKLIEEQRLEQRTRFDIEMMTEIGFTKGIENYSRHLSGAKAGEPPPTLVDYLPQDAIMFLDESHVLIGQLNGMYNGDRARKTNLVDYGFRLPSALDNRPLKFDEFQSKLRQTVFVSATPADFENTHADQVVEQVVRPTGLVDPLIQVRPATTQVDDLMQEITIRVKKNERVLVTTLTKRMAEQLTEFLSDNGIKVRYLHSDIDTVERVEIIRDLRLGTFDVLVGINLLREGLDIPEVSLVAILDADKEGFLRSERSLIQTIGRAARNLNGMAILYGDKVTDSMHRAIGETERRRAKQVAFNEANGITPMGIKKEIRELIDGVYSPQEARVELMVAQEQANYEAMSEKQVSKEIKRLEKLMLDHAKNLEFEKAAKVRDQLHQLKQQLFGAAGDDNIAVA
- a CDS encoding amino acid aminotransferase, with amino-acid sequence MNAPLSASSLFTAIEMAPRDPILGITEGFNADKNPGKTNLGVGVYYDDNGKVPLLECVKKAEAELAAKLAPRTYLPIDGLATYDKAVQELVFGADSAVVQEKRALTVQALGGTGALKLGADFLKHFSPAGTQVWISDPSWENHRALFEMAGFTVNNYPYYDAATRGVNFAGMLDALKTMAAGSVVLLHACCHNPTGADLTADQWTQVIEVVTSRGLIPFLDMAYQGFGDGIEEDGKVVRRFAEAGGPLFVSNSFSKSFSLYGERVGALSIVAATNEEAGRVLSQLKRVVRTNYSNPPIHGGQVVATALASPELRALWESELAEMRVRIREMRQLLVAKLKEKAPSHDFDFVIKQRGMFSYSGLTKAQVERLRNEFSIYAVDTGRICVAALNTKNIDAVVDAIAKVL